In Candidatus Cloacimonadota bacterium, a single window of DNA contains:
- a CDS encoding helical backbone metal receptor — translation MKYLVLLVIFILLISCSQERERSEEDRYVITSPEVGEIFYLLQGVKNVVGVTEEVDYPADFKEIPKVGNFGAVSREKIIALDPTIVFTSGLEQEHLSFELEKAGIKTVSIYPQSINEFLVSIEEIAKYLKIEEKGKEIADSLRNEIDNLRYLDKERPSVYLEIYGNPIMSVSRYSFIGEIVELAGGTNIFDELPRDYSRVRAEDVIMADPDIIILTYPGITAEDVRSRKGWQNIKACQDGRIYTIEDIDPDIILRASPRIIEGIKKLQEIFFDV, via the coding sequence ATGAAGTATTTAGTTTTATTAGTGATATTTATACTATTGATCTCATGTAGTCAAGAACGAGAAAGATCCGAAGAAGATCGTTATGTTATTACCTCACCTGAAGTTGGAGAAATTTTCTATCTGCTGCAAGGGGTAAAGAATGTCGTTGGAGTTACTGAAGAGGTCGATTATCCTGCAGACTTTAAGGAAATTCCTAAAGTGGGTAATTTCGGAGCTGTTAGCAGAGAAAAGATCATCGCCTTAGATCCGACTATCGTCTTTACATCCGGTTTGGAACAAGAACATTTATCTTTCGAACTCGAAAAAGCTGGTATTAAGACTGTTTCCATCTATCCGCAATCAATTAATGAGTTTTTGGTCAGTATAGAAGAGATCGCTAAATATCTCAAGATTGAAGAGAAAGGGAAAGAAATTGCCGATTCTTTAAGAAATGAGATCGATAATCTGCGATATCTTGATAAGGAACGACCAAGTGTCTATCTAGAGATATATGGCAACCCTATAATGAGTGTTTCTCGATACTCTTTTATCGGAGAGATTGTTGAGCTGGCTGGAGGGACTAACATCTTCGATGAGCTACCAAGAGATTACAGTAGGGTTCGTGCCGAAGATGTAATAATGGCAGATCCGGATATTATCATCCTCACTTATCCGGGAATAACCGCAGAAGATGTGAGATCACGAAAAGGGTGGCAGAATATCAAGGCCTGTCAGGATGGTAGGATATACACGATAGAAGATATCGATCCCGATATCATTCTCCGAGCAAGTCCGAGAATTATTGAAGGGATCAAGAAACTGCAGGAGATCTTCTTTGATGTTTAA
- a CDS encoding pirin family protein, which translates to MRRIKLIRTAVPILEGAGVHLKRAFGYSETPLFDPFLMLDDFRNDEPDKYLAGFPWHPHRGIETITYMLAGSAEHGDSLGNSGTIHKGEVQWMTAGSGIIHQEMPKPDKDGKMYGFQLWANLPAKQKMMEPRYRDIRASDIPLVKTAEGAEIKIICGNYGKVSGSVNDIVIEPQYWDVMIPANRQLTLPTPTEHNCFIYCYGGEAIIDEQKIVNRQTVLFEDGDEISIQALTEDFRFLFLCGKPLGEPISWKGPIVMNTKEEIQTAFRELHDGTFIK; encoded by the coding sequence ATGCGTAGAATTAAACTAATTAGAACTGCAGTTCCTATTTTAGAGGGTGCCGGAGTTCATTTAAAACGGGCTTTCGGTTATTCGGAAACACCCCTCTTTGATCCTTTTCTAATGCTGGATGATTTCCGTAATGATGAACCTGACAAGTATCTAGCTGGCTTTCCCTGGCATCCTCATCGCGGGATAGAGACCATTACTTATATGCTGGCTGGTTCTGCTGAGCATGGAGATAGTCTCGGAAACAGCGGTACTATTCACAAAGGGGAAGTGCAATGGATGACAGCAGGTTCCGGTATCATCCATCAGGAAATGCCTAAGCCGGATAAAGATGGTAAAATGTATGGCTTTCAACTCTGGGCTAATCTACCTGCCAAGCAGAAGATGATGGAGCCCCGCTATCGAGATATCAGAGCTTCCGATATTCCTCTTGTGAAAACAGCAGAGGGAGCAGAGATAAAGATCATTTGTGGGAATTATGGCAAAGTATCCGGTTCAGTAAACGATATCGTTATCGAACCTCAATACTGGGATGTGATGATACCGGCAAACAGACAATTAACTCTTCCTACACCTACCGAACACAATTGTTTTATTTATTGTTACGGAGGAGAGGCAATCATCGATGAACAGAAGATAGTTAATCGGCAAACGGTTCTCTTCGAAGATGGTGACGAGATCTCGATTCAGGCACTCACAGAAGATTTTAGATTCCTCTTTCTCTGCGGTAAACCCCTTGGTGAACCTATCTCATGGAAAGGTCCTATCGTGATGAACACCAAAGAGGAGATCCAAACCGCTTTCCGTGAGCTTCATGACGGCACTTTCATCAAGTAA
- a CDS encoding iron ABC transporter permease — translation MKSKIVIRGLIFGLLAVGIVYMYLTYRASSGYIVAQVRFPRLLLTFLTGFVLGGVGSVYQIMLNNPLAEPYILGVSSGAALGSVIAIILGLYLLIPVFAFVGALILILIVWYLAQIGGFFSSTKLLLSGIIAGMFCASLISLLLYLNQREIGSIIGVLMGNLGHIFSIKEWQVFRFVVGGSVLLMIYLFSLSDKLNILTSGDLVAASLGIEIKQIRRNVFVVSSLLVGVTVAYAGIIGFVGLLVPHIVRMLFGNDQRRVFLLSALGGAIFLILCDFLAMHLTVIEIPVGVITAFVGCPFFVYCFAKRK, via the coding sequence ATGAAGAGTAAAATTGTTATACGAGGATTGATATTTGGATTATTGGCGGTAGGAATTGTATATATGTACTTAACTTACCGGGCTAGTTCAGGTTATATAGTGGCTCAAGTCCGTTTTCCGAGACTGCTGTTAACATTTCTGACAGGATTTGTACTGGGAGGTGTTGGCTCTGTATATCAGATCATGCTCAATAACCCACTGGCAGAACCATACATATTGGGAGTATCTTCGGGAGCTGCTTTAGGAAGTGTTATTGCGATCATTCTCGGCTTATATCTTCTTATCCCTGTATTTGCCTTTGTCGGTGCACTGATCCTGATCCTTATCGTTTGGTATCTGGCTCAGATCGGTGGCTTTTTTAGCAGTACCAAACTACTCCTCTCCGGTATTATTGCAGGAATGTTCTGTGCTTCGCTTATTTCCCTGCTGCTCTATCTTAATCAGCGAGAGATTGGCAGCATAATAGGTGTTCTGATGGGTAATCTCGGTCATATATTTAGTATTAAGGAATGGCAGGTCTTTCGTTTCGTCGTTGGTGGATCAGTTCTTTTGATGATATATCTCTTTAGTCTGTCAGATAAGCTAAATATCCTGACTAGTGGTGATTTAGTAGCAGCCAGTTTAGGGATTGAGATCAAACAGATCAGAAGAAATGTCTTCGTTGTCAGTTCGCTACTGGTCGGGGTTACAGTTGCCTATGCTGGAATAATAGGTTTTGTTGGGCTATTAGTACCACATATCGTAAGAATGCTCTTTGGTAATGATCAAAGGCGAGTGTTTCTGCTCAGTGCTCTGGGAGGTGCAATTTTTCTCATTCTCTGTGATTTTCTGGCTATGCATCTCACCGTGATCGAGATTCCGGTTGGGGTGATTACTGCTTTCGTTGGGTGCCCTTTCTTTGTTTATTGCTTTGCGAAGAGAAAATAA